A single region of the Syngnathus acus chromosome 6, fSynAcu1.2, whole genome shotgun sequence genome encodes:
- the LOC119124504 gene encoding titin-like isoform X2, translated as MEAGTDKETGNERNDTAQPLHDSNPESSTSAIVEGQMAGSVERNTQNPKDQSAVDTAKETALKPTLQLTITTFTVKNGDDLKVEIPVLGNPAPKIEWKKNGQAVKETSRLEISTTSSMTVFHIRHATREHVGQYSIKASNNAGSYTGEITVVVLEKPDPPIGPVKIDEVSSDYVSISWEPPEYTGGCQLDNYVVEKRDITNMEWQTVSATTVRTTIKVTKLKTGSEYQFRVFAENRYGKSAAITSSIVLAQYPFSVPAAPGTPFISTVSKYSMLVEWAPPGRDGGSAVTGYHLERKEKNSILWTKLNKLAIPDTRFKTTGLEEGIEYEFRVFAENIAGLSPSSKISDCYVARDPCDPPGKPEAVVITKENITLQWAKPSYDGGSSITGYVVEKKELPDGRWMKANFTNVIENQFTVTDLTGGQSYMFRVTAKNGAGVWSKPSECVTIFAEDVIERPSAIMDPKFKSTVIAQAGETLIIEADYFGKPLPEVRWLKDGEEINKATPRTDVKNTITHTTLTIRDCTRVDGGCFVLSLTNIDGTTSMPVNVKVLDRPGSPEGPLRVKAVSGEKCNLHWNPPLNDGGASVSHYILEKRETSRVTWTGVDPHVETVSYKATKLTPGREYIFRVCAVNKFGVGEYLESEPFIAQNPFKTPSAPSTPAASAVTGDSVMLTWERPETDGGSEIDGYILEKRDKDGVRWTKCNKRRLSDLRFRCTGLTEGHYYQFRVSAENTAGVGAPSEPSDYIKVCDTSYPPGPPTNLKVTDHSCSTVSLSWSKPIYDGGAPINGFVVEMKEAADDKWLTCTPNTEDTKDTIKGLKQNAEYNFRVRATNANGVGEPVELPGSVVAAEKLEHPEIELDTALRKLVSVRACSTLRLYVAIRGRPEPEVQWSKEGGALSENAQIEVTGTYTLLMIENVNRNDTGKYVLTVTNCKGSKSAFVNVRVLDTPSVPTNLQVKDIQRDSVLITWEAPLIDGGAVISHYAVEKREENRKVFTSVCSNCTRNSYKIDNLQEGCFYYFRVLAVNEYGSGQSAETKEPVKVSEVPSPPGKITHSDVTNDSVKLSWEKPDHDGGSKITCYIVEMQAKGHDKWRTCSESKTLETVIHGLTKEMEYFFRVSAVNEKGKSEPKLLLTPVTVKDTSAQPIISLLSSTFSVKAGNDLKIDVPFKGVPQPTVTWKKDGNILKETCRVNVCTSETSSQIIIKDATKTDVGLYEVTVTNSAGTTSAEIHVNVFEKPGPPCDLTVEEVSAEFVALKWQPPHYCGGCQISNYVVEKRDTNSTIWQTVSATVARTSIKISRLTQGSEYYFRVAAENRYGKSSFAESEPVIAQYPFKVPSPPSNISVVSASKSLMVITWDPASSDGGSPIIGYHIERKDQSSILWTKLNKSPVTENRFKVTNVEEGLVYEFRVYAENIVGVGPCSNTSEPVAARDQCDPPRNLTVSNITNSSVSLSWEKPNYDGGAKIITFIVERKELPDTCWLKCNFTNLLDTFWEVTGLTEGEQYDFRVLAKNAAELFSAPSEATGPVTVQHDVEPPKIIIEDKFKQVLVVKVGDLLRIDADISGRPNPTVLWSKNSRTIGTKGRVEITTTKTHTCLLIRESVRKDSGQYTLSLQSTAGTTSISFTCKVLDRPGPPAGPLQVSGLSAEKLTLSWGPPHETGGAEIMHYIVEKCETSRVAWTLTYGDLMATTCKITKLLKGNEYLFRVRAVNKYGEGETLESDPIRAVDPFNIPSAPTDVEVTSATSDAMTICWKRPVSDGGSRISGYIIEKRDKQGIRWLRVNKKPVYDLRVKATGLHEGCEYEFRVFAENAAGISEPSLPCPLTMAEDPQFLPSPPGKPTLLDSSKSSITLSWNKPLFDGGAPITGYKVEFRKCAEEDWSVGTQNTDKTEFKVTGLTSGTEYVFVVRSINKVGISEASRETDPYATVDRVEEPRFDISTDMKKTLHVKEGSDFTFTVPFRGKPIPSVTWEKADVDLRIRGLINTTDSVTSITVEKVTRDDTGKYIVKLQNDAGNASLTLSVKVLDSPGPPTHLAVKDVTKNSATVTWDIPENEGGASVKNYLVDILDISRKGWTRLTNRCHRLSYKVTDLEERGIYYFRVTAENEFGIGVPAETREGTTMTDSTNWETNPGA; from the exons ATGGAAGCAGGAACAGACAAAGAA acaggaaatgaaagaaatgataCAGCTCAGCCCCTACATGATAGTAATCCCGAGTCATCCACCTCTGCTATTGTTGAAG GGCAGATGGCTGGGTCTGTTGAAAGGAACACACAAAATCCCAAAGACCAGTCTGCTGTCGATACGGCAAAGGAAACGGCTTTAAAACCAACCCTCCAACTGACTATTACTACGTTTACAGTGAAAAATGGTGATGATTTGAAAGTCGAAATACCAGTGCTGGGTAATCCAGCCCCAAAGatagaatggaaaaaaaatggacaggcCGTCAAAGAGACATCCAGGCTGGAGATCTCAACGACATCATCGATGACAGTTTTTCATATCAGACACGCTACCAGGGAGCATGTTGGTCAATACTCCAtcaaagcaagcaacaatgctGGAAGCTACACAGGAGAAATCACAGTGGTCGTTCTTGAAAAGCCCGACCCCCCCATTGGGCCTGTGAAAATTGATGAAGTTAGTTCCGACTATGTGTCCATTTCCTGGGAGCCACCCGAATACACAGGAGGCTGTCAGCTTGACAACTATGTCGTGGAGAAACGTGACATTACTAACATGGAGTGGCAAACCGTATCAGCAACGACAGTGCGGACAACAATCAAAGTCACCAAACTAAAGACAGGTAGTGAGTATCAATTCAGAGTGTTTGCAGAAAATAGGTATGGAAAGAGTGCTGCCATCACATCTTCAATTGTACTTGCACAGTACCCATTTAGTGTGCCTGCGGCTCCTGGTACACCTTTTATATCCACAGTGTCAAAGTACAGTATGTTAGTTGAATGGGCACCCCCAGGCAGAGATGGAGGTAGTGCTGTCACTGGCTATCATCTGGAGCGAAAGGAGAAAAACAGCATCTTATGGACCAAGCTGAACAAACTTGCCATACCTGACACCCGATTCAAAACGACTGGCCTGGAAGAAGGCATTGAGTATGAATTCAGAGTCTTTGCTGAAAATATTGCTGGACTCAGTCCATCGAGCAAGATATCTGACTGTTATGTCGCAAGAGATCCCTGTGATCCACCTGGTAAACCTGAAGCTGTTGTCATTACAAAAGAGAATATCACACTCCAGTGGGCCAAACCTAGCTATGATGGTGGGAGCTCTATTACAGGCTACGTCGTTGAAAAGAAGGAGCTCCCAGATGGCCGATGGATGAAAGCAAACTTCACAAATGTTATTGAAAATCAGTTCACAGTTACAGATCTGACGGGAGGCCAAAGTTACATGTTCAGGGTCACTGCCAAGAATGGTGCAGGTGTCTGGAGCAAACCTTCTGAATGTGTAACCATCTTTGCTGAAGATGTAATTGAAAGACCTTCTGCGATTATGGACCCCAAGTTCAAGAGTACAGTTATTGCTCAGGCTGGGGAAACACTTATAATTGAAGCGGATTACTTTGGAAAACCCCTTCCCGAAGTAAGGTGGCTGAAGGATGGTGAGGAAATTAACAAAGCTACCCCAAGGACTGATGTAAAAAACACCATCACTCATACAACACTGACTATCAGGGACTGTACACGAGTGGACGGGGGATGCTTCGTCCTGAGTCTCACTAACATTGATGGAACAACATCTATGCCGGTTAATGTAAAGGTGCTGGACAGACCCGGTTCCCCAGAAGGACCTTTAAGGGTGAAAGCTGTCAGTGGTGAAAAGTGTAATCTTCATTGGAACCCCCCTTTAAATGATGGCGGAGCCAGTGTTTCACATTACATTCTTGAAAAAAGGGAGACAAGCCGTGTTACATGGACAGGAGTTGATCCTCATGTTGAAACTGTCAGTTACAAAGCAACCAAGCTGACACCCGGGAGAGAATACATATTCCGTGTTTGCGCCGTGAACAAATTTGGTGTCGGGGAATATCTGGAATCAGAACCTTTCATCGCACAAAATCCTTTCAAAACACCCAGTGCTCCTTCTACCCCTGCTGCCAGTGCTGTGACCGGAGACTCTGTCATGTTGACGTGggaaagacctgagactgatGGGGGCTCTGAGATAGATGGCTACATCCTGGAGAAACGTGATAAAGATGGTGTTAGGTGGACAAAATGCAACAAGAGAAGACTGAGTGACTTGCGCTTCAGATGCACAGGACTCACAGAGGGACATTATTATCAGTTTAGAGTATCGGCAGAGAATACTGCTGGTGTTGGTGCACCCAGTGAGCCAAGCGATTATATTAAAGTGTGTGATACATCATACCCTCCTGGTCCCCCTACCAACCTCAAAGTGACAGACCATTCGTGCAGTACTGTCTCTCTATCCTGGTCCAAACCTATCTATGATGGTGGCGCGCCCATTAATGGATTTGTTGTTGAGATGAAAGAAGCAGCAGATGATAAGTGGCTAACATGCACACCAAACACTGAAGATACAAAAGACACCATAAAAGGTCTGAAGCAAAATGCGGAGTACAACTTTCGGGTGCGCGCAACAAATGCCAATGGAGTCGGCGAACCGGTGGAATTACCAGGGTCTGTGGTTGCAGCTGAGAAACTAGAGCACCCCGAAATTGAGTTGGACACAGCTTTGAGAAAGCTAGTTAGTGTTCGAGCCTGTTCAACATTACGTCTCTATGTTGCTATCAGAGGAAGGCCGGAACCTGAAGTCCAATGGTCAAAGGAAGGTGGTGCTCTCAGTGAGAACGCACAAATAGAGGTGACAGGCACCTACACGTTGCTGATGATTGAAAATGTGAACAGAAATGACACAGGGAAATATGTATTGACTGTTACGAACTGCAAGGGCTCTAAGTCAGCATTCGTCAATGTGCGAGTGTTGGATACTCCCAGTGTACCAACAAACCTCCAAGTGAAAGATATTCAGAGAGATTCTGTGCTCATCACCTGGGAGGCTCCTCTCATTGATGGAGGAGCAGTGATTTCACATTATGCCGTGGAAAAGAGAGAGGAGAATAGAAAGGTCTTCACAAGTGTGTGTAGTAACTGCACAAGGAACTCGTATAAAATTGACAACCTCCAAGAGGGATGTTTTTATTACTTCCGTGTCTTGGCTGTAAACGAGTATGGAAGTGGACAATCAGCTGAAACAAAAGAACCTGTTAAGGTTTCTGAAGTGCCTTCTCCTCCTGGGAAAATTACACACAGCGATGTCACCAATGACAGCGTAAAACTCTCATGGGAAAAGCCAGATCATGACGGAGGCAGCAAAATTACATGTTATATTGTCGAAATGCAAGCAAAAGGACATGACAAGTGGAGAACCTGTTCTGAGAGTAAAACACTGGAAACAGTCATTCATGGGCTGACAAAAGAAATGGAGTATTTCTTCAGAGTTAGTGCTGTGAATGAAAAGGGGAAGAGTGAGCCCAAGCTCCTGTTGACACCTGTTACCGTGAAAGACACAAGTGCTCAACCCATTATTAGTTTGCTGTCAAGCACATTTAGTGTGAAGGCAgggaatgatttgaaaattgatGTGCCATTCAAGGGTGTACCACAGCCCACTGTAACATGGAAGAAAGATGGCAACATACTCAAAGAGACCTGCAGGGTCAATGTGTGTACATCAGAGACATCATCTCAAATCATAATCAAAGATGCAACAAAGACAGATGTTGGCCTGTATGAGGTAACCGTCACCAATTCCGCTGGAACGACATCTGCTGAGATCcatgtgaatgtttttgaaaaaccTGGACCACCGTGTGATCTCACTGTGGAAGAAGTGAGCGCTGAATTTGTGGCTCTGAAATGGCAGCCCCCTCATTATTGTGGAGGATGTCAAATCTCTAATTATGTTGTTGAGAAGAGAGATACAAACAGCACAATCTGGCAGACTGTGTCAGCCACCGTTGCCAGGACCTCGATAAAAATATCCCGTCTGACACAGGGCAGTGAATATTACTTTCGTGTTGCTGCAGAAAATCGCTACGGGAAGAGCTCCTTTGCTGAGTCTGAACCAGTTATTGCTCAATATCCTTTCAAGGTTCCAAGTCCACCAAGCAATATCTCTGTTGTGAGTGCTTCAAAGTCTCTCATGGTCATTACATGGGACCCAGCGAGCAGTGATGGTGGCAGCCCGATTATTGGCTATCATATTGAACGCAAAGATCAAAGTAGTATTCTGTGgacaaaattaaacaaaagtcCAGTGACAGAGAACAGATTCAAAGTTACAAACGTTGAAGAAGGCCTCGTATATGAATTTCGGGTCTATGCTGAGAATATTGTTGGTGTAGGTCCCTGCAGTAATACCTCTGAGCCTGTTGCAGCGAGAGACCAGTGTGACCCCCCACGAAACCTCACAGTTTCCAACATAACAAACTCTTCAGTTTCCCTCTCCTGGGAGAAACCAAACTATGACGGTGGGGCTAAAATTATTACTTTCATTGTAGAGCGGAAAGAGCTTCCGGATACATGTTGGCTAAAATGTAACTTCACCAACTTACTTGATACCTTTTGGGAGGTAACTGGTCTCACAGAGGGTGAACAATATGACTTCAGGGTTCTTGCAAAGAATGCAGCTGAGCTCTTCAGTGCACCATCTGAGGCCACAGGACCCGTGACTGTGCAGCATGATGTGGAGCCACCTAAAATTATCATAGAGGACAAATTTAAACAGGTTTTGGTTGTCAAAGTAGGTGATCTCCTAAGAATAGATGCTGACATCTCAGGTCGCCCAAACCCTACAGTGTTATGGTCAAAGAATAGTAGAACCATTGGCACAAAGGGTAGGGTTGAGATTACAACAACCAAGACGCATACGTGTCTGTTAATCCGGGAGAGTGTTCGAAAAGACTCTGGACAGTACACTCTGAGCCTCCAAAGTACTGCGGGTACCACATCTATTTCGTTTACATGCAAAGTCTTAGACAGGCCTGGTCCTCCAGCTGGACCCCTGCAAGTGTCTGGACTTTCAGCGGAGAAACTGACTTTATCATGGGGACCCCCTCACGAGACAGGCGGTGCAGAGATCATGCATTATATCGTTGAGAAGTGTGAAACCAGTCGTGTGGCCTGGACTCTTACCTATGGTGACTTGATGGCAACTACTTGCAAAATAACTAAGCTGCTTAAAGGGAATGAATACCTCTTTAGGGTGAGGGCAGTAAACAAGTATGGCGAAGGGGAGACTTTGGAAAGTGATCCCATCAGGGCAGTCGACCCCTTCAACATCCCATCTGCTCCAACGGATGTGGAGGTCACAAGTGCAACGAGTGACGCTATGACTATCTGCTGGAAGAGGCCAGTATCTGATGGAGGGAGCCGAATCAGCGGGTACATCATTGAGAAGCGGGACAAGCAAGGCATTCGTTGGCTGCGTGTTAATAAGAAGCCTGTCTACGACCTACGAGTCAAAGCCACCGGCTTACATGAAGGATGTGAATATGAATTCCGGGTTTTTGCAGAGAATGCTGCAGGGATAAGCGAACCCAGTCTACCATGTCCTCTCACCATGGCAGAAGATCCACAGTTTCTGCCTTCCCCTCCCGGAAAACCCACACTTCTCGATTCTTCCAAGTCCTCAATCACTCTGTCATGGAACAAGCCGCTGTTTGATGGAGGAGCACCAATTACAGGCTACAAAGTTGAATTCAGAAAATGCGCAGAAGAAGACTGGTCCGTTGGGACACAAAACACAGATAAAACTGAGTTTAAAGTAACTGGGCTCACTTCAGGGACagaatatgtttttgttgttagaTCAATAAATAAGGTAGGCATCAGTGAAGCCAGTCGTGAAACGGATCCTTATGCGACTGTGGATAGAGTGGAAGAACCTAGGTTTGATATTAGCACTGACATGAAGAAGACCCTCCATGTCAAAGAAGGAAGTGACTTCACCTTCACCGTGCCTTTCAGGGGCAAACCTATTCCCAGTGTGACTTGGGAAAAAGCAGATGTGGATTTAAGAATCAGAGGACTGATCAACACCACCGACTCCgtcacctccatcactgtggAAAAAGTAACCCGCGATGATACAGGCAAATACATAGTCAAATTGCAAAACGATGCCGGGAATGCCTCTTTGACTCTAAGTGTGAAGGTTCTGGATTcccctggtccaccaacacatTTAGCTGTTAAAGATGTTACCAAGAACTCTGCCACAGTTACTTGGGACATTCCTGAGAATGAGGGAGGAGCCTCCGTTAAGAACTATCTTGTTGACATCCTGGACATCAGCAGAAAAGGATGGACAAGACTCACAAACAGATGCCACAGGTTGTCCTACAAGGTGACTGACCTGGAGGAAAGGGGGATCTACTACTTTAGAGTCACCGCTGAAAATGAATTTGGAATCGGTGTTCCGGCTGAGACGAGGGAAGGAACAACAATGACAG aTTCAACAAACTGGGAAACAAACCCGGGTGcttag